The Hahella sp. HNIBRBA332 genome window below encodes:
- a CDS encoding amino acid adenylation domain-containing protein — MDFTELEAIRAAEAYWRGLFDADWSPTELKAPSRAAEPVERLVASMPVGADLLSAIEGAAVEKGVTPQQVALAGWLAALMHFTDMERQTLSVQLDDGEIIPLTFTLDPDADLASVIDLVAKTMAEALSHRAFPYLKLAAEEYGLLPPAQDLLTPLLFNLGEREAPRAPIVMGLRVTAEGAEMVVQGGGVFASYGYLRPLCAAVMNILEMGLLQDKPLSQLELLAPDDIAERLQRGTAETTYFAEYARIEEAFAAQVAETPSALAVTHGEISLTYAELDEASYQLAQALRELGVKSGQVVAILTPRSIPMTVSALAALKAGAVYMPLDPDYPAERIQVLMEDSQAAALIHSEEAPPTDLIDVKHASLSLDMPGGRVRALQIQTPSQSAQADSQAAYLMFTSGTTGRPKGVLNTHAGVLRLVRRTNYLDLQTGVRVAQAGATGFDASVFEIWAALLNGGCLQIVDREVLLDSVVLARFFRERKTDVALITTSLFSQLASDDPAMFAPLSQLLVGGDVISPKQVAAVYAACPEIVILNAYGPTENGVISTVQRIDPARLDSISIGAPISNSAALVLNRFGRLTPPLFEGELYVGGAGLALGYLGREDDTAKAFVPHPYVPGSRIYRTGDRARWNAEDELEFLGRRDFQIKIRGFRVELGEIEKVALSHSQVNEVLVLALKPEGAAEYRLHCYLGVADEFDLDSWRQQLIDQLPTHMVPAAVWAMPELPLTVNGKVDRRALAEMKQVESGGAEAVDDNERVLLEICRSLLHVDHLATDDDLFRLGASSLTAAMIASRVRHDLGVKVAVADVLRSGTVAELAALVRMQRGPGTAGSGVSASPAQASVEATPQQVRMFIEQSKQADACHYNLPIWVELQADIDPVRLQEALRQLVDRHEILRTSFERDGEVTRQRIHADLAVSIAQAPAASDVFHALTQFIQPFDLQQGPLWRAALYRDTGKTYLLFDIHHILTDGYSLLRLFAEWEALYRGHTLSESPLQYRDYAHWLAGDGGQAHLAEQEAYWLKMYAEKPALPDLPTDFPRSGVRSLNGEFLEFDLGAERTANIRRLSERDQVSAYQFLLACYGVFLAQITGDDDITIGTPVAGRLAPGVDDIQGMFVNTLCLRLRPAPEARFADYLREVAKMTLDAFDNQDYPFDRLVAQVAGERSYGRSPLFDAMFALQNTGLSRQTFLGGAIVWTPAATGAAIYDLNLQIEDGETSLRASWHFNRDLFTAKTLASFRDRLLEIIDQALGDMNSQIRTLNQDEESGPVALPEIEFEF; from the coding sequence ATGGATTTCACGGAGCTTGAAGCGATCCGCGCGGCGGAAGCTTATTGGCGGGGTCTGTTTGACGCCGATTGGTCGCCAACGGAACTGAAAGCGCCGTCCCGGGCGGCGGAGCCTGTCGAGCGTCTGGTGGCGAGCATGCCTGTCGGCGCTGATCTGTTGAGCGCCATTGAAGGCGCTGCCGTCGAGAAGGGCGTTACGCCGCAACAAGTGGCGCTGGCGGGATGGTTGGCGGCGTTGATGCATTTTACTGACATGGAGCGGCAGACGCTGTCAGTGCAACTGGATGACGGCGAGATTATTCCACTGACGTTTACGCTGGACCCCGACGCTGATCTGGCCTCAGTGATTGATCTGGTCGCGAAGACGATGGCGGAAGCGTTGTCTCACCGGGCGTTCCCATATCTCAAGCTTGCTGCGGAAGAATATGGTCTTCTGCCGCCAGCGCAGGACCTGCTGACGCCCTTGCTGTTTAATCTGGGAGAGAGGGAAGCCCCTCGGGCGCCCATTGTCATGGGACTGCGCGTCACGGCGGAGGGAGCCGAGATGGTAGTTCAGGGAGGCGGCGTTTTCGCTTCTTACGGCTACCTGCGCCCTCTGTGCGCGGCGGTTATGAATATTCTGGAGATGGGGTTGTTGCAGGACAAACCCTTGTCTCAGCTGGAGCTTTTGGCGCCCGATGACATCGCTGAACGACTGCAGCGGGGAACGGCGGAAACCACGTATTTCGCTGAATACGCCCGCATTGAAGAAGCTTTCGCGGCCCAGGTGGCGGAAACGCCCTCAGCGCTGGCGGTCACTCATGGCGAGATCTCGCTTACCTACGCCGAATTGGATGAAGCCAGCTACCAGCTTGCCCAGGCCTTGCGTGAGCTGGGCGTAAAGTCGGGGCAAGTTGTCGCCATCCTGACCCCGCGCAGCATTCCCATGACGGTTTCTGCGCTGGCGGCGCTGAAAGCCGGGGCCGTCTATATGCCGCTGGATCCTGACTACCCCGCTGAGCGCATTCAGGTGCTGATGGAAGACAGTCAGGCCGCAGCGCTGATTCACAGTGAAGAGGCGCCGCCGACTGACCTGATCGATGTGAAGCATGCGTCGCTGTCGCTGGACATGCCTGGCGGGCGGGTGCGCGCCCTGCAAATCCAGACACCGTCGCAGTCTGCTCAGGCAGATTCTCAGGCGGCCTATCTGATGTTTACGTCTGGCACCACCGGGCGTCCCAAAGGCGTGCTGAACACGCACGCGGGGGTTCTGCGATTAGTTCGACGCACCAATTATCTCGATCTGCAAACCGGTGTTCGCGTGGCCCAGGCCGGCGCCACGGGATTTGACGCCAGTGTGTTTGAGATCTGGGCGGCGTTGCTCAACGGCGGTTGCCTGCAGATTGTCGATCGGGAAGTGCTCCTGGATAGCGTTGTACTGGCGCGCTTTTTCCGAGAGCGGAAAACGGATGTTGCGTTGATTACGACCTCGCTGTTCTCGCAGCTGGCCAGTGACGATCCTGCCATGTTCGCACCCTTGAGCCAGTTGCTGGTGGGCGGCGATGTGATATCCCCGAAGCAGGTGGCTGCGGTATACGCCGCCTGTCCGGAAATCGTTATTCTGAATGCCTACGGCCCCACTGAAAACGGGGTGATATCCACTGTGCAGCGCATTGATCCCGCTCGACTGGATAGTATTTCCATCGGCGCTCCCATCAGTAATTCCGCAGCGCTGGTGCTGAACCGGTTTGGTCGTCTGACGCCGCCGCTGTTTGAAGGCGAGCTGTATGTCGGCGGCGCTGGTTTGGCGTTAGGGTATTTGGGACGGGAAGACGACACCGCGAAAGCGTTCGTGCCCCATCCTTATGTTCCTGGAAGCCGAATCTATCGCACGGGAGACCGGGCGCGCTGGAATGCCGAGGATGAGCTGGAATTTCTCGGACGCCGGGATTTTCAGATCAAAATTCGCGGCTTTCGGGTTGAGCTGGGCGAAATCGAGAAGGTGGCGTTGTCGCATTCACAAGTGAATGAAGTCCTGGTGCTCGCACTCAAGCCAGAAGGCGCAGCGGAATATCGGCTGCATTGCTATTTAGGAGTCGCCGATGAGTTTGATCTGGATAGTTGGCGCCAGCAACTCATCGACCAACTACCCACGCACATGGTTCCTGCGGCGGTCTGGGCCATGCCTGAATTGCCGTTGACGGTTAATGGCAAGGTGGACCGACGCGCCCTGGCGGAGATGAAGCAGGTAGAGTCCGGCGGCGCCGAAGCAGTGGATGATAACGAGCGCGTGTTGCTGGAAATCTGTCGTTCACTTTTACACGTTGACCATTTGGCGACGGATGATGACTTGTTCAGATTGGGCGCAAGTTCGTTAACCGCCGCCATGATTGCGTCACGGGTGCGTCATGACCTGGGAGTGAAAGTCGCCGTCGCCGATGTTCTACGCAGTGGAACGGTGGCGGAGTTGGCCGCGTTAGTCAGAATGCAGCGCGGGCCAGGCACCGCCGGGTCCGGTGTGAGCGCTTCGCCTGCGCAAGCCAGCGTAGAGGCGACGCCGCAACAGGTGCGCATGTTCATTGAGCAGTCCAAGCAGGCGGATGCCTGCCATTATAATTTACCGATTTGGGTGGAACTGCAGGCGGATATAGACCCGGTTCGCTTGCAGGAGGCCTTGCGGCAGTTAGTCGATCGACACGAAATTCTCCGCACTTCGTTTGAGCGTGACGGGGAGGTCACCCGTCAGCGGATTCATGCAGATCTGGCTGTCTCGATAGCGCAGGCGCCGGCGGCTTCAGACGTATTCCATGCGCTGACTCAATTCATCCAACCCTTCGACTTGCAGCAGGGGCCCCTGTGGCGCGCAGCGCTCTATCGCGACACAGGGAAAACCTATCTGCTTTTCGATATTCACCACATTTTGACTGACGGCTATTCACTGCTCCGTTTGTTTGCGGAGTGGGAGGCGTTGTATCGCGGCCACACACTGTCTGAGTCGCCTCTGCAATATCGTGATTATGCGCACTGGCTGGCCGGCGATGGCGGGCAGGCTCATTTGGCGGAGCAGGAAGCCTATTGGTTGAAAATGTATGCGGAGAAGCCTGCGTTACCGGATTTGCCCACGGACTTTCCGAGGTCTGGAGTGCGCAGTCTCAACGGTGAGTTTCTTGAATTTGATTTGGGAGCAGAGAGAACGGCGAACATTCGTCGTCTGTCTGAACGCGATCAAGTCAGCGCCTACCAGTTTTTGCTGGCCTGTTATGGCGTCTTCCTGGCTCAGATCACCGGCGATGACGACATCACCATCGGGACGCCGGTTGCAGGTCGTCTGGCCCCAGGCGTCGACGACATTCAGGGGATGTTTGTGAACACACTCTGTTTGCGGTTACGCCCGGCCCCGGAGGCGCGCTTTGCGGATTATCTGCGAGAGGTGGCCAAGATGACGCTGGACGCCTTCGACAACCAGGATTACCCCTTTGATCGCTTGGTGGCGCAGGTCGCCGGGGAGCGCTCCTATGGCCGCTCTCCGCTGTTTGACGCCATGTTTGCGTTGCAGAACACGGGGCTGAGCAGACAAACCTTTCTGGGCGGCGCGATAGTCTGGACGCCGGCGGCCACCGGCGCCGCCATCTATGACCTTAACCTGCAAATTGAAGACGGCGAGACCAGTCTGCGCGCAAGCTGGCATTTCAACCGCGATCTTTTCACAGCCAAGACATTGGCTTCTTTCCGTGATCGGCTGCTGGAGATCATCGATCAGGCGCTTGGGGATATGAATAGCCAGATTCGAACGCTGAATCAGGACGAAGAAAGTGGTCCGGTTGCGTTACCGGAAATCGAGTTTGAATTTTAA
- a CDS encoding amino acid adenylation domain-containing protein — protein sequence MKSTFFNYPEMAGNLSSYLSDGDVAPSALHAAAYRLTQSVNPEAVAMRLKHALAALPFMQKTAEGRDYVWIETLHFRADSLQAADRVRKEMERPLAETFPYIRVVLLTYADRFVDLVIVANRAVFDKSSLDAFVCAALSEQEAVYQSPAAASGSEPELSSLLSADFSPLPDWRGKGEECEEGVIRMPLGVFSGQDDQQLVAGWISALTTVWARYSATNGPVVAINDSRAESVSGWSLAVAPVQEDATAQRLRSHIEQSLQQPAWRSQELANRLQDCENGGEVSLAALIYDAAKSPHAKVAACDYAPSLGAPYPMTLLIENQGQGRYCVSGLADGALFAGDRVEQFFQCVRRAYELSRADGELNLRSFALLDEKAQQEMAALGVDRELGEIATERLEQLFVRQAAQTPDAVALSYENEQMTYAELERKAHLMALNLVVLNVKPGDRVGICLERSFDLIASMLAILKAGAIYIPMDPAYPEERLTYTCDNAEIRLVITDADAFPVAEGRRLITPSELERDIDDARVTTPSAEQLSADDAAYVIYTSGSTGKPKGVVVPHKNVVSLLAATQADFGLNEKDAWTFFHSAAFDFSVWEIWGSLLTGAHLVIVPYWVSRAPDEFLELVREKQVSVLNQTPSAFSQFMEMERNGAPLEHLRLVIFGGEPLDAKMLVKWFDRYPESRCRLVNMFGITETTVHVTAQTIARAEAIAGSRSVGPAIPGWRLYVLDAARNILPVGVAGEIYVAGAGVASQYLNRPELTEERFMPDPFCGGRMYRSGDKGRLLPCGRLEHLGRLDSQVKLRGFRIELDEIRKVLLGVHGVEAAAVVLNQPDKNDPASARLDSYLVLSDIAVEDVIVKAEKMLPAYMMPSTFTPVEAMPLTANGKLDVKKLPEPTAPSKAMDKPKAAERPIESAETCVDEPEAETETDRLIVDMVRVWSEVLGREVAAADNFFSLGGNSLYAVRIASAMRAAGLPALPIRELYVRQTIEKLAPVMVGHGG from the coding sequence ATGAAAAGCACGTTTTTTAATTACCCGGAAATGGCCGGGAATCTGAGCTCTTATCTGAGTGACGGCGATGTCGCGCCCAGCGCATTGCACGCCGCCGCCTATCGACTGACGCAATCCGTTAATCCAGAGGCCGTTGCGATGCGGCTAAAACATGCCCTTGCAGCTCTGCCGTTTATGCAAAAAACGGCTGAGGGGCGCGATTACGTCTGGATTGAGACGCTGCATTTTCGGGCGGACAGCCTCCAGGCTGCGGACCGCGTCAGAAAGGAAATGGAGAGGCCGCTGGCTGAGACATTTCCCTATATTCGCGTGGTGTTATTAACCTACGCAGATCGCTTTGTTGATTTGGTGATTGTCGCCAACCGCGCTGTTTTTGATAAATCATCATTGGACGCATTCGTCTGTGCGGCCCTCTCCGAACAAGAGGCCGTTTACCAGTCGCCTGCGGCGGCGTCAGGATCTGAGCCGGAGTTGTCCTCTCTGCTGTCCGCCGACTTCTCTCCGCTTCCGGACTGGCGGGGCAAGGGCGAAGAGTGCGAAGAGGGCGTGATCAGAATGCCTCTGGGCGTTTTCAGCGGCCAGGATGACCAGCAATTGGTGGCGGGCTGGATCAGCGCGCTGACGACGGTATGGGCTCGTTATTCCGCAACGAATGGTCCGGTCGTCGCCATTAATGACAGCCGCGCCGAGTCGGTGAGCGGCTGGTCTCTGGCGGTCGCGCCGGTGCAGGAAGACGCTACGGCGCAGCGTCTTAGGTCGCACATTGAACAGTCGTTGCAGCAACCAGCCTGGCGTTCGCAAGAGCTGGCGAATCGTCTGCAGGATTGTGAAAACGGCGGCGAGGTGTCTCTGGCCGCGCTCATCTACGATGCTGCGAAGTCGCCGCACGCCAAGGTGGCGGCATGCGACTATGCGCCCTCCCTGGGAGCGCCTTATCCGATGACGCTGCTCATTGAGAATCAGGGGCAGGGGCGATATTGCGTCAGCGGGCTGGCGGACGGCGCTTTGTTTGCAGGCGACAGAGTCGAACAATTCTTCCAGTGCGTGCGTCGGGCGTATGAATTGTCGCGTGCAGACGGCGAGTTGAACCTGCGCAGCTTTGCTTTGCTGGATGAAAAAGCGCAGCAGGAGATGGCTGCGCTGGGCGTGGACCGTGAGCTTGGCGAGATTGCAACAGAACGTCTGGAGCAGTTGTTCGTTCGTCAGGCCGCTCAAACTCCAGACGCCGTCGCGCTCTCCTACGAAAACGAGCAAATGACCTACGCGGAGCTGGAGCGCAAGGCCCATCTTATGGCGTTGAATTTGGTGGTGCTCAACGTCAAACCGGGAGACCGCGTCGGTATCTGTCTGGAGCGGTCATTTGATTTGATCGCATCGATGTTGGCGATTCTGAAAGCGGGCGCGATCTATATCCCCATGGACCCGGCCTATCCGGAAGAGCGCTTGACCTATACCTGCGACAATGCCGAGATCCGTCTGGTGATTACCGACGCTGACGCATTCCCTGTGGCGGAGGGGCGGCGGTTGATAACGCCGTCAGAGCTGGAGCGGGATATTGACGACGCCCGGGTGACGACGCCCTCCGCAGAGCAACTCAGCGCAGACGATGCCGCCTATGTGATATACACCTCAGGATCGACTGGCAAGCCCAAAGGCGTGGTGGTTCCTCACAAGAATGTCGTCAGTCTGCTGGCGGCGACGCAAGCGGATTTTGGTCTCAATGAAAAGGACGCCTGGACGTTCTTCCACTCCGCTGCGTTTGATTTCTCGGTATGGGAAATATGGGGAAGTCTACTGACCGGCGCTCATCTCGTGATTGTGCCCTATTGGGTCTCCCGCGCTCCTGACGAGTTCCTGGAACTGGTCAGAGAGAAGCAGGTTTCGGTGCTGAATCAGACTCCCTCCGCGTTCTCCCAGTTTATGGAAATGGAGCGCAACGGCGCGCCGCTGGAGCATTTGCGGCTGGTTATCTTCGGCGGCGAGCCCCTCGACGCGAAAATGCTGGTGAAGTGGTTCGACCGTTACCCTGAATCCCGTTGTCGTCTGGTGAACATGTTCGGCATTACCGAAACCACGGTGCATGTCACCGCCCAGACCATTGCGCGGGCGGAAGCCATCGCCGGCTCGCGTTCCGTCGGTCCGGCGATTCCAGGCTGGCGTTTATATGTATTGGACGCCGCGCGCAATATTCTGCCGGTGGGCGTGGCGGGGGAAATTTACGTTGCGGGAGCAGGCGTCGCCTCGCAATACCTGAACCGCCCGGAACTGACGGAAGAGCGTTTTATGCCTGATCCGTTCTGTGGCGGCCGCATGTATCGCAGCGGCGATAAAGGACGCTTATTGCCTTGCGGACGTCTGGAGCATTTAGGGCGTCTGGACAGTCAGGTGAAATTGCGTGGTTTCCGCATCGAACTGGATGAAATCCGTAAGGTGTTGCTTGGCGTCCACGGCGTGGAAGCGGCGGCGGTGGTATTGAACCAGCCGGATAAAAACGATCCGGCTTCCGCCCGTCTCGACAGCTATCTTGTGTTGTCCGATATCGCCGTGGAAGACGTGATAGTGAAAGCGGAGAAGATGTTGCCGGCCTATATGATGCCGTCCACTTTTACGCCGGTTGAGGCCATGCCACTCACAGCGAATGGCAAGCTGGACGTCAAAAAGCTGCCGGAGCCCACGGCGCCAAGCAAGGCGATGGACAAGCCCAAGGCGGCGGAGCGACCAATTGAGTCCGCTGAAACCTGCGTTGACGAGCCCGAGGCGGAGACAGAAACAGATCGTCTCATCGTCGATATGGTGAGGGTTTGGAGTGAGGTGCTGGGGCGCGAAGTCGCGGCGGCCGACAACTTTTTCAGCCTTGGCGGCAATTCCCTTTACGCGGTCAGAATCGCTTCCGCCATGAGAGCAGCGGGACTGCCTGCGTTGCCGATACGTGAATTATATGTGCGGCAGACTATTGAAAAACTGGCGCCGGTAATGGTCGGCCATGGAGGTTAG
- a CDS encoding metal-dependent hydrolase, producing the protein MSSIFGHALIGAAIGDNAKSENKSEQLFLSCFFMGLVICPDLDYLLTWCFGVNIAPRYTHSIGASLAIACIGLGLKKYVFVKRLRNANSLLICAASMAHVLMDYCVGVHKNPIFWPLTDTVYAFDYGFLPSAGKLDFLNFYFWRNLGIEMGILVPIAAFISAQGRNAFKKRAYIAILAIGVLMACGYISVGLSR; encoded by the coding sequence ATGTCTTCTATATTCGGCCATGCTCTGATTGGAGCGGCGATTGGCGATAACGCCAAATCGGAAAATAAATCGGAGCAGTTGTTCCTGAGCTGTTTCTTTATGGGGTTGGTCATATGCCCCGATCTGGATTATCTACTGACATGGTGTTTCGGCGTCAATATAGCGCCTCGTTATACCCACTCCATTGGAGCAAGTCTGGCGATCGCCTGCATCGGACTGGGTTTGAAGAAGTATGTGTTCGTCAAACGCTTAAGGAACGCAAACTCGCTCTTGATTTGCGCCGCTTCTATGGCCCACGTGCTCATGGATTACTGTGTCGGCGTGCATAAAAATCCCATATTCTGGCCGCTGACCGACACCGTATACGCCTTTGACTATGGTTTTCTGCCCAGCGCGGGAAAGCTCGACTTTCTTAACTTTTATTTCTGGCGAAATCTGGGAATTGAAATGGGAATACTGGTTCCGATCGCTGCTTTTATCTCCGCCCAAGGCCGCAATGCATTCAAGAAAAGAGCTTACATCGCCATCCTGGCGATTGGCGTATTGATGGCGTGTGGCTATATCAGCGTTGGGTTATCGCGTTAA
- a CDS encoding thioesterase II family protein, which translates to MKDVSLVNLVCLPFAGAGASVFHEWKDLSEKLNVIAVQLPGREKRFVEPAYTHVADAVHGIMPELMAELDFSKPIVFFGHSLGAVLAFELARAMCGEEKANVQGLIVSGSPSPWNNRQERASGLPDDEFVRRVNEFAGYSHPALEDPIMREVLLPTLRADVEMHESYLPLADDSLPITVLTIRGSEDELVSAEDKKLWSKASSVQTLHEELPGGHMYLMDNPKALIALIESAVL; encoded by the coding sequence ATGAAAGATGTCTCTCTGGTTAACTTGGTTTGTCTCCCCTTCGCTGGCGCAGGCGCATCGGTGTTTCACGAGTGGAAGGACTTGTCTGAGAAACTCAATGTGATCGCCGTGCAGTTGCCAGGACGGGAGAAGCGCTTTGTCGAGCCCGCCTACACCCATGTCGCGGATGCGGTGCATGGCATTATGCCCGAGTTAATGGCTGAGCTGGATTTCTCCAAACCCATCGTCTTTTTCGGACACAGCCTGGGCGCGGTGCTGGCGTTTGAGCTGGCGCGCGCCATGTGCGGCGAAGAAAAGGCGAATGTGCAGGGGTTGATAGTGAGCGGCTCTCCCAGCCCCTGGAACAACAGGCAAGAGCGCGCCTCCGGATTACCGGATGACGAATTTGTGCGTCGCGTAAATGAGTTTGCCGGATACTCTCATCCCGCCCTGGAAGACCCCATCATGCGCGAAGTGCTGCTCCCGACGCTGCGCGCTGACGTTGAGATGCATGAAAGCTATCTCCCCCTGGCGGATGACTCTCTGCCGATCACTGTGTTGACCATTCGCGGAAGCGAGGATGAATTGGTGAGCGCTGAGGATAAAAAGCTTTGGAGCAAGGCCTCTTCCGTGCAAACCCTGCACGAAGAGCTTCCCGGCGGCCATATGTATTTGATGGACAATCCCAAGGCGCTTATCGCTTTGATCGAAAGTGCGGTTCTTTAA
- a CDS encoding SDR family NAD(P)-dependent oxidoreductase: MSSKIAIVTGGNRGLGKNTVLHLAKKGVDIILTYRSNRAEAEDVVGEVRQMGRKAVALQLDVAESKSFADFANSVAQELSANWGREQFDYLVNNAGIGIHAPFAETTEEQFDQLVNIHLKGVYFLTQKLLPFIADGGRIINISTGLARFALPGYSAYAAMKGGVEVLTRYMAKELGARGIAVNVVAPGAIETDFGQGVVRDNPEVNKFIASQTALGRVGLPDDIGGVIAALLSEDNRWINAQRIEASGGMFL; encoded by the coding sequence ATGAGCAGCAAAATCGCAATAGTCACTGGCGGAAATCGCGGTCTGGGTAAAAACACGGTATTGCATCTGGCGAAAAAAGGCGTGGATATCATTCTGACCTATCGCAGCAATCGCGCCGAGGCGGAGGATGTGGTCGGAGAAGTGCGTCAAATGGGGCGCAAGGCGGTCGCATTGCAACTGGACGTAGCCGAAAGCAAGAGTTTCGCGGACTTTGCTAATTCAGTCGCCCAGGAACTCAGCGCCAACTGGGGACGCGAGCAGTTCGATTATCTGGTGAATAACGCGGGCATCGGCATCCATGCGCCTTTCGCGGAAACAACGGAAGAGCAGTTTGATCAGCTAGTGAATATTCATTTGAAAGGCGTTTATTTTCTGACGCAAAAGCTTCTGCCGTTCATCGCAGATGGAGGCAGAATCATCAATATTTCCACCGGTCTCGCCCGCTTCGCCCTGCCCGGTTACTCAGCGTACGCTGCGATGAAAGGCGGCGTAGAGGTGCTGACCCGCTATATGGCGAAAGAGCTGGGAGCGCGAGGCATAGCGGTGAACGTGGTGGCGCCGGGCGCTATTGAAACGGATTTCGGCCAGGGAGTCGTGCGCGATAACCCGGAGGTCAACAAGTTTATCGCCTCGCAAACCGCACTCGGACGTGTCGGTCTACCGGACGACATTGGCGGCGTCATCGCCGCTCTGCTCTCAGAGGACAACCGCTGGATCAACGCTCAGCGCATTGAAGCGTCCGGCGGGATGTTTCTCTAA
- a CDS encoding nucleotidyltransferase family protein — MEKDLTLKARFKALIQSVPEIMETIEACANYGLPDYYLAGGAVTQTLWNSMLGEAPLSKVKDFDVVYFAHEASGSEKEHENTLNRLIRHSIPIDVKNQARVHEWYPRKFGHDIPPYRSAEAGILSWLPAFAIGVRKQVDGLKIFAPFGLNDAMNMIVRPNKTVMSAANYMTLVDSFKRRWPAVTVLSW; from the coding sequence ATGGAAAAAGATCTTACGCTGAAAGCGCGTTTTAAAGCTCTGATACAAAGCGTCCCCGAGATCATGGAAACTATCGAGGCTTGCGCCAATTATGGTCTGCCTGATTATTATCTGGCTGGCGGCGCCGTCACCCAGACGCTTTGGAACAGCATGCTTGGAGAGGCTCCGCTGAGCAAAGTGAAAGATTTCGATGTGGTCTATTTCGCGCATGAAGCATCAGGGTCGGAAAAAGAGCATGAGAACACACTTAATCGCCTGATTCGTCATAGCATTCCTATCGATGTTAAAAATCAGGCGCGTGTACACGAGTGGTATCCACGCAAGTTTGGACACGACATCCCACCCTACCGGAGTGCGGAAGCAGGTATTTTATCCTGGCTGCCCGCATTCGCGATTGGCGTGCGAAAACAGGTTGATGGTCTAAAGATATTCGCGCCTTTCGGTCTGAATGACGCCATGAACATGATCGTCCGCCCTAACAAGACCGTCATGAGCGCAGCCAACTATATGACTCTGGTGGATAGTTTTAAACGTCGATGGCCTGCTGTAACAGTTTTATCTTGGTAA
- a CDS encoding SDR family oxidoreductase has protein sequence MRLKGKVALVTGAARGLGRACALEFARQGADLILLDIGRDIATVPYPLGSESQLQYTAQLCEEQGVAVLTGLADVTRQAEINAVVAKGLDRFGRIDVLLNNAGIAAPSGKIAHDISEDEWTTMIDVDLSGAWRMIRAVGAAMTERRSGSIINIASTAGVVGYRHFSGYVAAKHGVIGLSKAVALDYAPLKVRVNALCPGSVRDASHVEGRMLSEIARSLHVPVAEHEDTFVQAQPMNALIEPEDIAHSAVWLASDESRQVTGSVITVDGGFSAR, from the coding sequence ATGAGACTGAAAGGAAAAGTAGCGCTGGTTACCGGCGCAGCCAGAGGGTTGGGGCGCGCCTGCGCCCTTGAGTTCGCCAGACAGGGCGCGGATCTGATACTGCTGGATATTGGAAGGGATATCGCCACCGTCCCTTATCCCCTGGGGTCGGAGAGCCAACTTCAATATACCGCTCAATTATGTGAAGAGCAGGGCGTGGCGGTATTGACCGGCTTGGCGGATGTGACGCGGCAGGCCGAGATCAACGCGGTGGTCGCAAAAGGGCTGGATCGCTTCGGGCGCATTGATGTGCTGTTGAATAACGCAGGCATCGCCGCGCCGTCAGGAAAAATCGCCCATGACATCAGCGAAGATGAATGGACGACCATGATTGACGTCGATCTTTCCGGCGCCTGGCGGATGATTCGCGCAGTGGGCGCCGCCATGACGGAGCGTCGCTCCGGCAGCATCATCAATATTGCTTCCACGGCGGGGGTGGTCGGTTACCGCCATTTCTCCGGTTATGTGGCGGCCAAACATGGCGTCATCGGGCTGAGCAAAGCCGTCGCCCTTGATTACGCGCCTCTTAAAGTCCGGGTGAACGCGTTATGCCCGGGCTCCGTTCGCGACGCCTCTCATGTCGAAGGTCGCATGTTGTCTGAGATCGCGCGCTCCCTGCATGTGCCTGTCGCCGAGCATGAGGACACCTTTGTGCAGGCGCAGCCTATGAATGCGCTGATTGAGCCTGAGGATATCGCCCATAGCGCCGTGTGGCTGGCTTCTGACGAGTCCCGTCAGGTCACCGGAAGCGTGATTACCGTAGACGGCGGCTTCTCCGCACGTTAG
- a CDS encoding DUF393 domain-containing protein: MEPKIRVFYNSACPVCDAGIKFQQKKGAVCGVEWEDVHLDNDKVKDLNADLEFVRERLHVIDLNGDLRVGYEAFIAIWEASSSEQWKAKVSKVSGLRWLLNKIYNVFAWCLYQWNRALKHW, translated from the coding sequence ATGGAACCTAAAATCCGCGTTTTCTACAACTCCGCCTGTCCGGTGTGTGATGCTGGCATTAAATTCCAGCAGAAAAAAGGAGCGGTCTGCGGTGTCGAATGGGAAGATGTGCATCTGGACAATGATAAAGTAAAGGACCTCAACGCCGATCTCGAATTTGTCAGAGAGCGGCTGCATGTCATCGACCTTAATGGCGATTTGCGCGTGGGATATGAAGCCTTTATCGCTATCTGGGAGGCGTCGTCGTCGGAGCAGTGGAAAGCGAAGGTGTCCAAGGTTTCCGGCCTGCGCTGGCTGTTGAACAAAATCTATAATGTGTTCGCCTGGTGTTTGTACCAGTGGAATCGCGCCCTGAAGCACTGGTGA